A portion of the Musa acuminata AAA Group cultivar baxijiao chromosome BXJ1-1, Cavendish_Baxijiao_AAA, whole genome shotgun sequence genome contains these proteins:
- the LOC135674841 gene encoding diacylglycerol O-acyltransferase 3-like, translating to MEVSGAILRRSPSVSGARALRDSGSSAPAGPSTAGFGRRTRVSASPCGVPSGGGRGAFSGAGHLKYYASPVRCGEGRRKEEKKRAKLVKGLSKDLAALCTLGIGADPGEGLAREVKGKMISEAAERLLVELNQLRAREKETKRKRREAKAARRKDCESCNAEEVVRISKPTSIAASECKPQTPVSECCSRGGTAVVEKPMNKIEVCMGGKCIRSGAPALMEELNKKIGLEGAVVGCKCMGKCRDGPNLRVLNRSSTNASTNPLCIGVGFDDVATIVANFFGKKHEGLIAA from the exons ATGGAGGTCTCCGGCGCCATCCTCCGGCGTTCCCCTTCCGTCTCGGGCGCCCGGGCCCTTCGTGATTCCGGCAGCAGTGCCCCCGCCGGTCCGTCGACCGCGGGATTCGGGAGGAGAACGAGGGTTTCGGCTTCGCCTTGTGGGGTCCCAAGCGGCGGAGGGAGGGGAGCGTTTTCCGGCGCGGGACACCTCAAGTACTACGCGTCGCCGGTGCGGTGCGGCGAGGGGAggagaaaggaggagaagaagagggcgaAGCTGGTGAAGGGGTTGTCTAAGGATCTGGCCGCTCTTTGCACGCTGGGGATCGGTGCCGACCCCGGCGAAGGCCTTGCCAGAGAAGTCAAGGGGAAGATGATCTCG GAGGCAGCAGAGCGTTTGCTGGTAGAGCTGAATCAGCTGAGAGCCCGAGAGAAGGAGACGAAGAGAAAGCGAAGAGAAGCGAAGGCCGCCAGGAGGAAGGACTGCGAATCCTGCAACGCCGAGGAGGTCGTCAGAATCAGCAAACCAACATCAATTGCAGCATCCGAGTGCAAACCGCAGACTCCGGTGTCAGAATGTTGCAGCAGGGGCGGAACAGCGGTGGTGGAGAAGCCTATGAACAAGATCGAAGTGTGCATGGGAGGGAAGTGCATAAGATCTGGTGCACCGGCGCTGATGGAGGAGCTCAACAAGAAGATCGGCTTGGAAGGAGCGGTGGTTGGGTGCAAGTGCATGGGCAAGTGCAGGGATGGGCCGAACCTTCGAGTCTTGAATCGCAGCAGCACTAATGCGAGCACGAATCCTTTGTGCATCGGCGTCGGGTTCGATGATGTCGCCACCATCGTGGCGAACTTCTTTGGGAAGAAGCATGAAGGCCTTATAGCCGCGTAG
- the LOC103997141 gene encoding aspartic proteinase isoform X1 gives MISGNCHKDQNSLFMVPGSFFKMDQKYLLWCICFWFFTCSLLHASSDGFLRVKLKKRPLDHNTLDAARIVRKENMHSHNNAFHHNLEDSDIDIVSLKNYMDAQYFGEIGIGSPPQNFSVIFDTGSSNLWVPSSKCFFSVPCYFHHKYKSGSSSTYRKNGKSCKITYGSGTISGFFSQDTVQVGDLVVKDQIFIEATKESSLSFLLAKFDGILGLGFQEISVGNYPPIWYNMAKQGLIENEVFSFWLNRDTDDMNGGEIVFGGVDSKHYKGDHTYVSVSHKGYWQFEMGDFLIDGQSTGFCSGGCSAIVDSGTSLLTGPTTIIAQVNHAIGAEGIVSMECKEIVNEYGEMILELLIAETRPVKVCRKIGLCEFDGAQYVSTDIQSVLEKQKDKTSVNQDVLCTFCEMAVIWIENQLRQNQTKEHILAYANEICERLPSPMGESAVDCNQIASMPNVAFTIGKRTFSLTPKEYVLKVEQGGTAVCLSGFTAIDIPPPQGPLWILGDVFMGAYHTVFDFGNNSIGFAESA, from the exons ATGATCTCCGGGAACTGTCATAAGGATCAGAATTCTTTGTTTATG GTTCCAGGTAGTTTTTTTAAAATGGACCAGAAATATCTGTTATGGTGTATTTGTTTCTGGTTTTTTACTTGCTCCCTACTCCATGCCTCATCTGATGGTTTCCTGAGAGTCAAACTTAAGAAGAGACCCTTGGATCACAATACTCTGGATGCAGCAAGAATTGTGAGGAAAGAGAACATGCATAGTCATAATAATGCATTTCATCATAATCTTGAAGATTCTGATATTGACATAGTATCCCTCAAAAACTACATGGATGCCCAATACTTTGGTGAGATTGGTATTGGCTCACCTCCGCAAAACTTTTCTGTCATTTTTGACACTGGAAGCTCGAACTTGTGGGTCCCATCATCAAAATGCTTCTTTTCT GTGCCATGTTATTTTCACCATAAGTACAAGTCAGGTTCATCAAGTACTTACAGAAAGAATG GAAAGTCATGTAAAATAACTTATGGTTCTGGGACAATTTCTGGTTTCTTCAGCCAAGACACTGTACAAGTTGGTGACCTAGTTGTTAAAGATCAG ATTTTCATAGAGGCAACAAAAGAATCAAGCCTGTCATTCTTACTGGCAAAGTTCGATGGCATTCTTGGTCTTGGTTTTCAAGAAATATCTGTTGGCAATTATCCACCCATTTG GTATAACATGGCTAAGCAGGGACTTATTGAGAATGAGGTTTTTTCTTTCTGGCTTAATAGAGATACTGATGACATGAATGGTGGTGAAATTGTTTTTGGAGGTGTTGACTCAAAGCATTACAAGGGTGATCATACTTATGTTTCAGTTTCTCATAAAGGATATTGGCAG TTTGAGATGGGTGATTTTCTAATTGATGGCCAGTCTACTG GCTTCTGTTCTGGAGGTTGTTCTGCTATTGTTGATTCTGGGACTTCCTTGCTGACTGGTCCCACA ACTATTATAGCCCAAGTCAATCATGCCATTGGTGCTGAAGGAATCGTTAGCATGGAATGTAAAGAAATTGTTAACGAATATGGGGAAATGATACTTGAATTACTGATAGCAGAG ACACGACCAGTGAAAGTGTGCAGGAAGATTGGCCTGTGTGAATTTGATGGAGCTCAATATGTCAG CACTGACATACAATCTGTCCTTGAGAAGCAAAAGGACAAAACATCTGTTAATCAAGATGTTCTATGTACTTTTTGTGAGATGGCTGTTATATGGATTGAAAATCAGCTCCGACAAAATCAAACTAAAGAACACATATTAGCTTATGCAAATGAG ATTTGTGAACGCCTGCCAAGCCCCATGGGAGAGTCAGCTGTTGATTGCAATCAGATTGCAAGCATGCCAAATGttgcatttactattgggaaaagAACATTTAGTCTAACTCCAAAAGAG TATGTTCTCAAAGTCGAGCAAGGAGGCACAGCAGTCTGTTTAAGTGGCTTTACGGCAATCGATATACCTCCTCCTCAGGGACCTCTCTG GATTCTTGGAGATGTCTTCATGGGCGCTTATCACACGGTCTTTGATTTTGGCAATAACAGTATAGGGTTTGCCGAGTCTGCTTAA
- the LOC103997155 gene encoding dnaJ protein ERDJ2 → MAASEENSSLFPIFILTIMAIPIVPYTILRLSRAFTRKTKSIHCQCDVCSRSGKYRKSIFKRISNFSTCSNLTLLLLWVIMGILVYYIKHISREIQPFEPFSILGLDPGASDSEIKKAYRRLSILYHPDKNPDPEAHKYFVDFISKAYQALTDPISRENFEKYGHPDGRQGLQMGIALPQFLLNFDGASGGVLLLGIVGVCILLPLLIAVIYLSRSSKYTGNYVMHQTLSTYYYFMKPSLAPSKVMDVFIKAAEYMEMPVRRSDDEPLQKLFVAVRSELNLDLKNIKTEQAKFWKQHPSLVKMELLIQAHLTRESTLLSSSLLNDYRRMLELAPRLLEELVKIAVIPRSPHGHGWLRPAIGVVELSQCIIQAVPLSARKATSGNPEGIAPFLQLPHFTESTVKKIARKKVKMFQELRDMTVADRVELLTQFAGLSDTEVRDVEHVLEMIPSIAVDITCETEGEEGIQEGDIVTMYAWVTLRRGNGLIGALPHAPYYPFPKEENFWLLLADPVSNDVWISQKVSFMDEAAAIAGASKAIQETKESLGASVKEISAAVREAVEKVKSGSRVVMGKFQAPAEGNYNLTCFCLCDAWIGCDRKTNLKLKILKRSRAGTRGHIAEEGPTADEGIEEEEEEEEEEYDDYESEYSDDEDDEKEKKGKVANGIANNKKEESTPEGSGSDEE, encoded by the exons ATGGCTGCATCAGAGGAAAACAGCTCTTTGTTCCCAATCTTCATACTTACGATCATGGCAATACCTATAGTGCCTTACACGATCCTCAGGTTATCCCGTGCTTTTACAAGGAAAACAAAGAGCATCCACTGCCAGTGCGATGTATGTTCACGATCAGGGAAGtaccgaaaatccattttcaaacgG ATCTCAAACTTCTCGACGTGTAGCAATCTAACACTTCTGCTGCTTTGGGTCATAATGGGGATCCTGGTTTATTATATTAAACACATAAGCCGTGAG ATTCAACCATTCGAACCGTTCAGCATCCTAGGACTAGATCCTGGAGCCTCCGATTCGGAAATAAAAAAGGCATATCGAAGACTGTCGATTCTGTATCATCCAGATAAAAATCCTGATCCAG AGGCCCATAAGTATTTCGTGGACTTTATATCCAAGGCATATCAAGCACTGACTGATCCTATTTCTCGTGAAAATTTTGAGAAGTATGGCCATCCAGATGGCAGACAG GGACTTCAAATGGGGATTGCTTTACCTCAGTTCTTACTGAACTTTGATGGGGCATCTGGTGGAGTACTATTGCTTGGCATTGTTGGAGTTTGCATACTTTTGCCTTTATTGATAGCGGTTATATATCTCTCAAGGTCATCAAAATATACTGGAAATTATGTTATGCATCAAACCTTGTCCACGTACTACTATTTCATGAAACCATCTTTGGCTCCAAG CAAGGTTATGGATGTCTTCATCAAGGCTGCAGAATATATGGAAATGCCAGTTCGCAGAAGTGATGATGAACCCCTTCAGAAACTGTTTGTAGCAGTTAGAAGTGAACTGAATCTTGACCTTAAGAACATCAAGACAGAGCAAGCAAAGTTTTGGAAGCAGCATCCTTCGCTAGTTAAG ATGGAATTATTGATCCAAGCCCACTTAACTCGTGAATCAACTTTGCTATCTTCATCACTACTGAATGATTATAGACGAATGCTAGAACTTGCACCTCGTCTTCTTGAAGAGCTAGTAAAG ATTGCTGTAATACCACGTAGTCCCCATGGCCATGGATGGCTGAGGCCAGCGATTGGTGTAGTTGAACTTTCACAATGCATCATCCAG GCGGTACCACTAAGTGCAAGGAAAGCAACTAGTGGAAACCCTGAAGGCATAGCACCTTTCTTGCAGCTTCCTCATTTTACCGAGTCTACTGTCAAAAAAATTGCCCGCAAG AAAGTGAAAATGTTTCAAGAACTGCGAGACATGACTGTTGCGGACCGTGTGGAGCTGCTGACTCAGTTTGCTGGGCTTTCTGACACTGAAGTACGTGATGTCGAGCATGTACTCGAAATGATTCCCTCGATCGCTGTAGACATCACATGTGAGACTGAAGGGGAAGAAGGCATACAAGAGGGTGACATCGTCACGATGTATGCTTGGGTGACACTGAGGCGTGGTAACGGCTTGATAGGTGCCCTTCCTCATGCCCCCTATTACCCGTTCcccaaggaggagaacttttggttgcTGCTTGCTGATCCCGTCTCAAATGATGTTTGGATATCGCAAAAGGTGAGTTTTATGGATGAGGCAGCCGCCATTGCGGGCGCATCAAAGgcaattcaagaaacaaaagagAGTTTGGGTGCAAGTGTGAAAGAAATCAGTGCTGCCGTGAGAGAAGCTGTCGAGAAGGTGAAGAGTGGGTCGAGAGTGGTGATGGGCAAGTTCCAGGCTCCTGCCGAGGGGAACTACAATCTGACCTGCTTCTGCCTGTGCGATGCATGGATAGGTTGCGACAGGAAGACGAACCTTAAGCTGAAGATTCTGAAGCGAAGCCGAGCAGGTACAAGGGGCCACATCGCGGAGGAAGGGCCGACAGCAGATGAGGGcatcgaagaagaggaagaagaggaggaagaagagtacGATGACTACGAGAGCGAGTacagcgacgacgaggatgacgagaaggaaaagaaaggtaAAGTTGCAAACGGCATTgccaataataagaaagaagagtCAACTCCAGAAGGTTCAGGCAGCGACGAGGAGTGA
- the LOC103997141 gene encoding aspartic proteinase isoform X2 — protein MDQKYLLWCICFWFFTCSLLHASSDGFLRVKLKKRPLDHNTLDAARIVRKENMHSHNNAFHHNLEDSDIDIVSLKNYMDAQYFGEIGIGSPPQNFSVIFDTGSSNLWVPSSKCFFSVPCYFHHKYKSGSSSTYRKNGKSCKITYGSGTISGFFSQDTVQVGDLVVKDQIFIEATKESSLSFLLAKFDGILGLGFQEISVGNYPPIWYNMAKQGLIENEVFSFWLNRDTDDMNGGEIVFGGVDSKHYKGDHTYVSVSHKGYWQFEMGDFLIDGQSTGFCSGGCSAIVDSGTSLLTGPTTIIAQVNHAIGAEGIVSMECKEIVNEYGEMILELLIAETRPVKVCRKIGLCEFDGAQYVSTDIQSVLEKQKDKTSVNQDVLCTFCEMAVIWIENQLRQNQTKEHILAYANEICERLPSPMGESAVDCNQIASMPNVAFTIGKRTFSLTPKEYVLKVEQGGTAVCLSGFTAIDIPPPQGPLWILGDVFMGAYHTVFDFGNNSIGFAESA, from the exons ATGGACCAGAAATATCTGTTATGGTGTATTTGTTTCTGGTTTTTTACTTGCTCCCTACTCCATGCCTCATCTGATGGTTTCCTGAGAGTCAAACTTAAGAAGAGACCCTTGGATCACAATACTCTGGATGCAGCAAGAATTGTGAGGAAAGAGAACATGCATAGTCATAATAATGCATTTCATCATAATCTTGAAGATTCTGATATTGACATAGTATCCCTCAAAAACTACATGGATGCCCAATACTTTGGTGAGATTGGTATTGGCTCACCTCCGCAAAACTTTTCTGTCATTTTTGACACTGGAAGCTCGAACTTGTGGGTCCCATCATCAAAATGCTTCTTTTCT GTGCCATGTTATTTTCACCATAAGTACAAGTCAGGTTCATCAAGTACTTACAGAAAGAATG GAAAGTCATGTAAAATAACTTATGGTTCTGGGACAATTTCTGGTTTCTTCAGCCAAGACACTGTACAAGTTGGTGACCTAGTTGTTAAAGATCAG ATTTTCATAGAGGCAACAAAAGAATCAAGCCTGTCATTCTTACTGGCAAAGTTCGATGGCATTCTTGGTCTTGGTTTTCAAGAAATATCTGTTGGCAATTATCCACCCATTTG GTATAACATGGCTAAGCAGGGACTTATTGAGAATGAGGTTTTTTCTTTCTGGCTTAATAGAGATACTGATGACATGAATGGTGGTGAAATTGTTTTTGGAGGTGTTGACTCAAAGCATTACAAGGGTGATCATACTTATGTTTCAGTTTCTCATAAAGGATATTGGCAG TTTGAGATGGGTGATTTTCTAATTGATGGCCAGTCTACTG GCTTCTGTTCTGGAGGTTGTTCTGCTATTGTTGATTCTGGGACTTCCTTGCTGACTGGTCCCACA ACTATTATAGCCCAAGTCAATCATGCCATTGGTGCTGAAGGAATCGTTAGCATGGAATGTAAAGAAATTGTTAACGAATATGGGGAAATGATACTTGAATTACTGATAGCAGAG ACACGACCAGTGAAAGTGTGCAGGAAGATTGGCCTGTGTGAATTTGATGGAGCTCAATATGTCAG CACTGACATACAATCTGTCCTTGAGAAGCAAAAGGACAAAACATCTGTTAATCAAGATGTTCTATGTACTTTTTGTGAGATGGCTGTTATATGGATTGAAAATCAGCTCCGACAAAATCAAACTAAAGAACACATATTAGCTTATGCAAATGAG ATTTGTGAACGCCTGCCAAGCCCCATGGGAGAGTCAGCTGTTGATTGCAATCAGATTGCAAGCATGCCAAATGttgcatttactattgggaaaagAACATTTAGTCTAACTCCAAAAGAG TATGTTCTCAAAGTCGAGCAAGGAGGCACAGCAGTCTGTTTAAGTGGCTTTACGGCAATCGATATACCTCCTCCTCAGGGACCTCTCTG GATTCTTGGAGATGTCTTCATGGGCGCTTATCACACGGTCTTTGATTTTGGCAATAACAGTATAGGGTTTGCCGAGTCTGCTTAA